From the Euphorbia lathyris chromosome 6, ddEupLath1.1, whole genome shotgun sequence genome, one window contains:
- the LOC136234211 gene encoding uncharacterized protein has protein sequence MAEPEKMVALKKAYADMILNTAKEAASRVMTSERKALRFQQDLFAAKSEAFRLLVHLKQMIDAKAIEAEISSFSQQTKIDELEAQLQEAEGVIVDLRAELKWARDKLEKVRMNPLNGKITGPELCYQDATHGSNIVSSDSRLQPLTTSDANNTFFEPRNLDATYTNEEQTEHSSVSQLGSHTSYDTGSVSVSVRNKEPELNRNGCTQRVPAVEKNLLAGKLPPIIEFDKNSFMKCESKGSNNGHSKFTLPLPMTKKNFTGEEVRKLVKLRILRRRTHFRKPKAKCRSCPSQLMKPRQRPSILSRCIRYLGKANAVPDDCSLPSIKTDSVDLKKQSSKTGKELHCHNNYTVDEKMSVHEGNKQWKVHSRDSLSTSLISYPDQHKTCQPLSLLVHCHPSSHSLHDVKIAEDRSRMSENEVKIKPLTRLDPGLTLIKGGVDPISGSTNITVSVKALNRSEIIQNTANKSGELVNELVKKEYKATANTTFSCDELNPHIVNVPVVYSDLKDLKASKEGIIDVPILYSDLEDAKSKEPKTCSLPDNNRLVKYTFQRKRKKETSNSPDQHAYFEKSTVKRWLEEEHNGSRELEKSGQDGNDEVKYCSVPARRKLNLMSI, from the exons ATGGCAGAACCAGAG AAAATGGTGGCATTGAAGAAAGCGTATGCAGATATGATATTGAACACTGCAAAGGAGGCAGCGAGTCGAGTGATGACATCTGAGAGGAAAGCGCTTCGTTTTCAGCAAGATCTTTTTGCTGCTAAAAGTGAGGCGTTCCGTTTGCTCGTTCACTTAAAGCAAATGATCGACGCTAAG GCAATTGAAGCAGAGATATCTTCCTTCAGCCAACAAACCAAAATTGATGAGCTTGAGGCACAGCTTCAGGAAGCAGAGGGTGTCATAGTAGATCTTAGAGCTGAGTTGAAGTGGGCACGTGATAAGTTGGAAAAAGTTAGGATGAATCCTTTGAATGGAAAAATCACAGGGCCTGAATTATGTTATCAGGATGCAACACATGGGTCCAACATTGTTTCTTCTGATTCAAGACTCCAACCTCTGACAACTTCTGATGCAAATAACACATTCTTTGAGCCGAGAAATTTGGATGCTACATATACAAACGAAGAACAGACTGAGCATTCTAGTGTTTCTCAACTTGGGAGTCATACTTCTTATGACACTGGATCTGTCTCTGTAAGTGTTAGAAACAAAGAACCTGAACTGAACAGAAATGGGTGTACTCAGAGAGTTCCTGCGGTTGAAAAGAACTTGTTGGCTGGAAAATTGCCCCCTATTATAGAATTTGACAAGAATTCCTTTATGAAGTGTGAATCCAAAGGAAGTAATAATGGTCATAGTAAATTTACACTTCCTCTTCCCATGACCAAGAAGAACTTTACTGGAGAGGAAGTCAGAAAACTTGTAAAGCTTCGCATCTTAAGACGAAGGACTCATTTCCGGAAACCCAAAGCTAAGTGCAGGTCCTGTCCTTCTCAGCTTATGAAACCTCGTCAACGACCTTCTATTCTTTCTCGTTGCATAAGATACTTGGGAAAAGCGAATGCTGTTCCTGATGATTGTTCCCTACCCTCTATCAAGACTGACAGTGTGGATCTCAAGAAGCAATCAAGTAAAACGGGAAAGGAATTGCACTGTCATAATAACTATACTGTTGATGAGAAAATGAGTGTTCATGAAGGAAACAAACAGTGGAAGGTGCACAGTAGGGATTCCTTGTCTACTTCATTAATATCCTATCCTGATCAGCATAAAACTTGTCAGCCTCTTTCTCTTCTAGTCCACTGCCACCCTTCTTCACACTCACTTCATGATGTTAAAATAGCTGAAGATCGGTCAAGGATGTCTGAAAACGAAGTAAAAATAAAGCCATTGACCCGTTTGGATCCAGGTTTAACATTAATTAAAGGTGGTGTGGATCCTATATCTGGCTCTACAAACATCACGGTGAGTGTTAAGGCATTAAATCGATCTGAAATTATCCAGAATACTGCAAATAAGAGCGGGGAGTTAGTAAATGAGCTGGTAAAGAAGGAATATAAGGCTACTGCAAATACAACTTTTTCGTGTGATGAATTGAATCCTCACATAGTTAACGTACCAGTGGTTTACTCTGATTTGAAAGATCTCAAAGCATCCAAAGAAGGCATAATTGATGTACCAATTCTGTATTCCGATCTGGAAGATGCCAAATCCAAAGAACCTAAAACTTGTAGTCTACCTGACAACAATAGACTGGTAAAATACACCTTCCAGAGGAAACGCAAAAAGGAAACCTCTAACAGTCCTGATCAACATGCTTATTTTGAGAAGAGCACTGTAAAAAGATGGCTTGAGGAGGAGCACAATGGTTCACGAGAGCTAGAGAAATCTG GACAAGATGGCAACGATGAAGTTAAATATTGCTCTGTTCCAGCCAGAAGAAAGTTGAATCTGATGTCCATTTAA
- the LOC136232517 gene encoding uncharacterized protein: MVKIAKGTASETKTAKKKKNKSSGPKAAAMKLTAPKANPFETIWSRRKFDILGKKRGKGEERRMGLTRSIAIEKRNKTLLKEYEQSGKSSQFVDKRIGENNDELGEFDKGILRSQRQRQLKLSKKSKYNLSDGEEEEFDIPNLGPLQENDDFEEGMISDDYKDDAEANERRNSRNFDAHGAPFLGQRMAEGEEKIHKTKKEVMEEVILKSKYFKAQKAKEKEENEHLMEELDKNFTSLVQSQALLSLTEPGKMNALKALVNKDIPIEHLKKGNISVAQKLEGVRQDQPDSYDKLVKEMSLDIRAFPSDRTKTPEEIAQEERERLEQLEEERLKRMGDSSDEENDDVEKPSTRLRSVSGDDLGDSFSLHEEHEPKKGWVDEILERKDVDDSENESDGSSEGSEEAEDEIDDEGSDEGDSGEDNRDGKTVSLRDWEQSDDDNLGTDLEEDEEEDEHFGDENEEMEPRDHKKSKKNDDIETTQGGRGSLDAKKIKQNSLKPDIPFLIQAPTSSEELSALLDDRSNDDIIMIISRIQKTNSIKLAAGNRKKMQVFYGLLLQYFAILANRKPVNLKLLNTFVKPLIEMSMEIPYFSAICARQRILRMRAQLCEAIKNSETSCWPSMKTLSLLRLWSMIFPCSDFRHVVMTPAILLMCEYLMRCPVLSARDIAVGSFLCSIVLSVTKQSKKFCPEAIMFLQNVLMAAIERKTMHYPESQLNHLMELKMVRPLLCMHQCASEIGPLNFFMVMDIPEDSPIFSSDNFRASVLVSVIETLRGYVETCEGLSSFPEIFLPVSKLILEVAKQENIPAALKDKFNDVAQLIEKNIGQHYLLRQPLQIRKQKPVPIKLLTPKFEENFVKGRDYDPDRERAERKKLRKQVKREAKGAARELRKDNAFLFDVKEKEKVIAEAERTEKYGKARAFLQEQESAFKCGQLGKGSKRRR; this comes from the exons ATGGTGAAGATAGCTAAAGGAACGGCAAGTGAGACCAAGACCgcgaagaagaaaaagaacaaaAGTTCAGGTCCGAAGGCCGCCGCCATGAAGCTCACAGCCCCCAAAGCCAATCCTTTCGAAACGATATGGTCCCGCCGCAAATTTGACATCCTCGGCAAGAAAAGAGGCAAGGGCGAAGAACGCCGCATGGGCCTTACTCGTTCAATCGCCATTGAGAAG AGAAATAAGACGCTGCTCAAGGAGTATGAGCAAAGCGGGAAGTCGTCTCAGTTTGTGGACAAGCGAATTGGGGAGAACAATGATGAGCTCGGGGAGTTCGATAAGGGTATTCTGCGCTCTCAGCGCCAGCGTCAG TTAAAATTGAGCAAGAAGAGCAAGTATAACTTATCAGATGGAGAAGAGGAGGAATTTGATATTCCAAATCTTGGTCCTCTTCAAGAgaatgatgattttgaagaaGGAATGATATCTGATGATTATAAAGATGACGCAGAAGCAAATGAAAGGA GAAACTCAAGGAACTTTGATGCGCATGGTGCACCATTTCTGGGACAACGAATGGCAGAAGGCGAGGAAAAG ATACACAAAACAAAGAAGGAAGTGATGGAGGAGGTTATTTTGAAGAGCAAGTATTTCAAG GCTCAAAAAGcgaaagaaaaggaagaaaatgAGCACTTGATGGAGGAATTAGATAAAAACTTCACATCTTTAGTGCAGTCTCAGGCCTTGTTATCATTGACagaaccaggcaagatgaatGCCTTGAAGGCTCTTGTGAATAAGGATATTCCTATTGAGCATTTGAAAAAGGGTAACATATCAGTTGCTCAAAAACTGGAAGGTGTTAGGCAG GACCAACCCGATTCTTATGATAAACTTGTGAAAGAGATGTCCCTGGATATTCGTGCCTTCCCTTCAGACAGGACAAAGACACCAGAAGAGATTGCCCAGGAGGAGAGAGAACGGCTAGAGCAATTAGAG GAAGAGCGTCTGAAACGGATGGGTGACTCTAGTGACGAAGAGAATGATGATGTTGAGAAGCCATCGACAAGGCTAAGGTCAGTATCAGGGGATGATCTTGGTGATTCCTTCTCTCTTCATGAAGAACATGAGCCTAAAAAGGGTTGGGTTGATGAGATTCTTGAAAGAAAAGATGTGGATGACTCTGAGAATGAATCTGATGGATCTTCTGAAGGCTCAGAAGAAGCTGAGGACGAGATTGATGATGAAGGTTCTGATGAAGGTGATAGCGGTGAAGATAATCGGGATGGTAAAACTGTGTCTTTGAGGGACTGGGAACAAAGCGACGATGATAATCTTGGCACAGATTTagaggaggatgaagaagaggatgAACATTTTGGtgatgaaaatgaagaaatggAGCCAAGAGACCACAAAAAATCGAAGAAAAATGATGACATTGAGactacacaaggaggtagaggATCTTTGGATGCAAAGAAAATCAAGCAGAATTCATTGAAACCAGATATTCCCTTTTTAATTCAAGCCCCAACAAGCTCTGAAGAACTGTCTGCTTTATTGGATGATCGTTCTAATGATGATATTATTATGATAATCAGTCGAATTCAGAAAACCAATTCAATAAAGCTTGCTGCAGGAAATCGAAAGAAAATGCAA GTATTTTATGGCCTATTATTGCAGTATTTTGCCATCTTAGCAAATAGAAAGCCCGTGAATCTTAAATTGTTGAACACATTTGTCAAGCCGTTGATAGAGATGAGCATGGAGATTCCGTACTTCTCAGCAATATGTGCTCGTCAAAGAATCTTGCGAATGCGAGCACAACTATGTGAAGCTATTAAGAACTCAG AGACTAGTTGTTGGCCTTCTATGAAAACATTGTCTCTATTGAGGTTGTGGTCCATGATTTTTCCATGCTCCGACTTCCGTCATGTTGTCATGACACCTGCGATATTGTTGATGTGTGAATATCTGATGCGTTGCCCCGTCCTGTCGGCTCGTGACATTgcagttggttctttcttgtgTTCCATTGTGCTATCT GTTACTAAACAATCTAAGAAGTTCTGCCCTGAAGCAATTATGTTTCTCCAAAATGTGCTGATGGCTGCTATTGAAAGAAAGACAATGCATTATCCGGAATCTCAG TTAAATCACCTTATGGAACTTAAGATGGTCCGGCCCTTGCTTTGTATGCATCAATGTGCAAGTGAGATTGGTCCCTTGAATTTCTTCATGGTAATGGACATCCCAGAGGACTCACCTATTTTCAGCTCTGATAATTTCAG GGCTAGCGTGCTGGTTTCTGTAATTGAAACTCTACGTGGATATGTGGAGACTTGTGAAGGGCTGAGTTCCTTTCCTGAAATATTCTTGCCAGTTTCGAAGTTAATACTTGAAGTGGCAAAACAGGAAAACATTCCAGCAGCATTAAAAGACAAATTTAACGATGTTGCTCAACTTATTGAGAAGAATATCGGTCAGCATTATCTACTGCGGCAACCACTTCAAATACGGAAGCAGAAGCCAGTGCCCATCAAACTACTAACTCCTAAATTTGAAGAGAA